GTCGGTGGAGCCATTTTTGAGTCACAAGCACGGTAATGATATTATATCTCTCCCGGAAgctcctccttttttttttttttttttggNNNNNNNNNNNNNNNNNNNNNNNNNNNNNNNNNNNNNNNNNNNNNNNNNNNNNNNNNNNNNNNNNNNNNNNNNNNNNNNNNNNNNNNNNNNNNNNNNNNNNNNNNNNNNNNNNNNNNNNNNNNNNNNNNNNNNNNNNNNNNNNNNNNNNNNNNNNNNNNNNNNNNNNNNNNNNNNNNNNNNNNNNNNNNNNNNNNNNNNNNNNNNNNNNNNNNNNNNNNNNNNNNNNNNNNNNNNNNNNNNNNNNNNNNNNNNNNNNNNNNNNNNNNNNNNNNNNNNNNNNNNNNNNNNNNNNNNNNNNNNNNNNNNNNNNNNNNNNNNNNNNNNNNNNNNNNNNNNNNNNNNNNNNNNNNNNNNNNNNNNNNNNNNNNNNNNNNNNNNNNNNNNNNNNNNNNNNNNNNNNNNNNNNNNNNNNNNNNNNNNNNNNNNNNNNNNNNNNNNNNNNNNNNNNNNNNNNNNNNNNNNNNNNNNNNNNNNNNNNNNNNNNNNNNNNNNNNNNNNNNNNNNNNNNNNNNNNNNNNNNNNNNNNNNNNNNNNNNNNNNNNNNNNNNNNNNNNNNNNNNNNNNNNNNNNNNNNNNNNNNNNNNNNNNNNNNNNNNNNNNNNNNNNNNNNNNNNNNNNNNNNNNNNNNNNNNNNNNNNNNNNNNNNNNNNNNNNNNNNNNNNNNNNNNNNNNNNNNNNNNNNNNNNNNNNNNNNNNNNNNNNNNNNNNNNNNNNNNNNNNNNNNNNNNNNNNNNNNNNNNNNNNNNNNNNNNNNNNNNNNNNNNNNNNNNNNNNNNNNNNNNNNNNNNNNNNNNNNNNNNNNNNNNNNNNNNNNNNNNNNNNNNNNNNNNNNNNNNNNNNNNNNNNNNNNNNNNNNNNNNNNNNNNNNGATCAAGCAAAAGCCATGGGCCACGCCCTCTCTCTTGCAAAAGACGAGTTATATGACTGCCATGAACTTGCAAAAAAATTCCGGGCCATGCTTCAGTCCACAGAACGCAATGTAGATGGACTGAAGAAAAAAGGCACCTTCTTAATTCAGCTAGCTGCCAAAACCTTTCCCAAGCCATTGCATTGCCTGAGTCTGCAGTTAGCGGCAGACTATTTTATCCTAGGTTTCAATAAAGAGGATGCAGTCAAAGAGGATGTCAGTCGAAAGAAGTTTGAAGATCCTTCTCTCTATCACTATGCGATATTTTCGGATAATGTTCTGGCCACATCTGTGGTGGTTAATTCCACTGTTTTGAATGCAAAGGAGCCGCAGAAGCATGTGTTCCATATAGTAACTGACAAATTGAACTTTGCTGCAATGAAGATGTGGTTTCGCATCNTCTTTCATCTTCTTGGGTTTTGGAGAATCAAGTTAGCGGAAAGAAAAAAGGTTCGCAGGTACCAAAACATTTCATGTCTGTTTGAagactttgtttcttgtttttataagatttgatCATTAGTTCCGTATATCCATCCTACCTATGGACATGAGCTAGAAGAGAGACTAATTCTAGTGTGTGAAGTGATTTCTTaccactcttcttctctcatgaTCTTCCTTTGTTCTAACCATGTGTGATCTGATTCTGAGATTCCTCGCAGAGGCTAGAAAGATATTAGAGATTTCTTTTCGTTCCCTTGGATTTATCCTTAAGCTTTCTCATACTCTTCCTTCACTGGTtgatgacattttttttttttttttaatgaaattagcTAGTGATAGCACGGGATTCGTTTCAAAATAATACAAGAATGGAAGACACTGCAAGTCATTCTACAACCAATCAGTCTGATGAAACCGACAATCAGTTTCCACACGTGGAATTCGCAAACCCAGCAAAACTGAAGCGTCAGGTGATCTGTCAAATAGCCTTCTTTTTGTAACCTCTGTATGCGTTGATTATATATGACTGGGACTGTAACAATTTGTATATCTTTCAGATTTTACGTCAGGAAAGGAGAGGTCAACGAACTCTGGAGCtgatacaacaacaaaaggaaACTGACGAGCAGATGCAAGAAGCAGCCATTGAGAAGTCAACCAACTTTGAAAACTCAGTCATTGGGACATACAGCATATGGAGGAGAGACTATGAGAGTCCAAATGCTGATGCTATCTTGAAGCTTATGAGAGACCAGATCATAATGGCAAAAGCATATGCAAATATTGCCAAATCAAAAAATGTAACCAATCTGTACGCATTCTTGATGCAGCAGTATGGAGAAAATCAACGTGTTATAGGAAAAGCAACCTCTGATGCTGACCTTCCTTCAAGGTACTTCTTTACATTCCTCTTGCCAACATGGATTAGTGAGGCAActtttatttgttgattttttggcATCCCTTTTTTATTTGCTAGCGCTCTTGATCAAGCAAAAGCCATGGGCCACGCCCTCTCTCTTGCAAAAGACGAGTTATATGACTGCCATGAACTTGCAAAAAAATTCCGGGCCATGCTTCAATCCACAGAACGCAATGTAGATGGACTGAAGAAAAAAGGCACCTTCTTAATTCAGCTAGCTGCCAAAACCTTTCCCAAGCCATTGCATTGCCTGAGTCTGCAGTTAGCGGCAGACTATTTTATCCTAGGTTTCAATAAAGAGGATGCAGTCAAAGAGGATGTCAGTCGAAAGAAGTTTGAAGATCCTTCTCTCTATCACTATGCGATATTTTCGGATAATGTTCTGGCCACATCTGTGGTGGTTAATTCCACTGTTTTGAATGCAAAGGAGCCGCAGAAGCATGTGTTCCATATAGTAACTGACAAATTGAACTTTGCTGCAATGAAGATGTGGTTTCGCATCAGTGCTCCTGCCGATGCGACAATTCAAGTTGAAAACATCAACGATTTTAAGTGGCTGAACTCCTCTTATTGCTCTGTTCTACGGCAGCTTGAATCTGCAAGGCTGAAAGAATACTATTTCAAAGCAAATCATCCTTCATCTATCTCTGCTGGCGCAGACAATCTTAAGTACCGCAACCCAAAGTATCTATCAATGCTGAATCATCTCAGGTTCTACCTTCCAGAGGTTTACCCGAAGCTGGACAAGATTCTGTTTTTAGACGATGATATTGTGGTGCAAAAGGACCTGGCACCCCTATGGGGAGTAGACATGCAAGGAAAAGTGAATGGTGCGGTGGAGACGTGCAAGGAGAGCTTCCACAGATTTGACAAGTACCTCAACTTCTCAAATCCAAAGATCTCAGAGAATTTCGACGCAGGTGCTTGCGGGTGGGCATTTGGGATGAATATGTTTGACCTGAAAGAGTGGAGGAAACGGAACATTACAGGGATATATCACTATTGGCAAGACATGGTAAGGCAGTTTTCATGATTGAATTTTGAAGAGACATTTTGCTGTGTGTGTCTATAATAATATCTTGTGGGGTGTGTGATTCAGAATGAAGACAGAACACTGTGGAAGCTGGGTTCATTGCCACCGGGGCTGATAACATTTTACAACCTGACATATGCAATGGAGAGGAGCTGGCACGTACTGGGGCTGGGATATGACCCGGCGC
The sequence above is a segment of the Camelina sativa cultivar DH55 chromosome 10, Cs, whole genome shotgun sequence genome. Coding sequences within it:
- the LOC104716112 gene encoding probable galacturonosyltransferase 3 (The sequence of the model RefSeq protein was modified relative to this genomic sequence to represent the inferred CDS: added 242 bases not found in genome assembly), producing MTFSICSVHAFLCLVLLHAVHVGGAIFESQAPHRELKAYRPLQDCRGCNNLEDAHASSAAALHYDPDLKDVNIVATYSDHYGHMRLGRVKMGDLSSSWVLENQVSGKKKGSQLVIARDSFQNNTRMEDTASHSTTNQSDETDNQFPHVEFANPAKLKRQILRQERRGQRTLELIQQQKETDEQMQEAAIEKSTNFENSVIGTYSIWRRDYESPNADAILKLMRDQIIMAKAYANIAKSKNVTNLYAFLMQQYGENQRVIGKATSDADLPSSALDQAKAMGHALSLAKDELYDCHELAKKFRAMLQSTERNVDGLKKKGTFLIQLAAKTFPKPLHCLSLQLAADYFILGFNKEDAVKEDVSRKKFEDPSLYHYAIFSDNVLATSVVVNSTVLNAKEPQKHVFHIVTDKLNFAAMKMWFRISAPADATIQVENINDFKWLNSSYCSVLRQLESARLKEYYFKANHPSSISAGADNLKYRNPKYLSMLNHLRFYLPEVYPKLDKILFLDDDIVVQKDLAPLWGVDMQGKVNGAVETCKESFHRFDKYLNFSNPKISENFDAGACGWAFGMNMFDLKEWRKRNITGIYHYWQDMNEDRTLWKLGSLPPGLITFYNLTYAMERSWHVLGLGYDPALNQTAIENAAVVHYNGNYKPWLGLAFAKYKAYWSKYVEYDNPYLRRCNINE